A DNA window from Betta splendens chromosome 6, fBetSpl5.4, whole genome shotgun sequence contains the following coding sequences:
- the LOC129604214 gene encoding P2Y purinoceptor 6-like has product MKMIPEDAGILQGSCFSRSHVPASGMTTRLTLPCSQTPDMLLGFQNQSAGFCSRSGDGRCHCYALQVLFALALSVGIVGNAAALLSYACSRRSSSGGRVFLLNLALCDSAWTLTLPVTLYFTSQSPRLRDRQILCQFRRMSFNVNVYGGILFLALISFDRFVGTVHPVSSIRWWDAGKARLCAAGTWAALAVNSVPDAVATALWPESAGGCMHYMQGPLLYVGTMAAIRTAVGFLLPFSAMLAFYTMAAGVLRRLPRGARPGGAQRAGAKPLRLVTAAILVFAVSFLPYHAMVVTVVSMRIRNQITPSNTHVLYTCYEFLEAMCSVSSCLNPVLYIMASEQFQRRLRALKRDRSRRLCCRASRRVGVVT; this is encoded by the coding sequence atgaaaatgattCCCGAGGATGCTGGAATACTACAGGGCTCGTGTTTCTCCCGTTCGCACGTCCCTGCATCAGGAATGACGACGCGGCTGACGCTTCCCTGTTCTCAAACCCCAGACATGCTGCTCGGGTTCCAGAACCAGTCAGCCGGGTTCTGCAGCCGCTCGGGGGACGGCCGGTGCCACTGCTACGCGCTGCAGGTCCTCTTCGCGCTCGCCCTCTCCGTGGGCATCGTGGGAAACGCAGCCGCTCTCCTCAGCTACGCCTGCTCCAGGAGGAGCTCCAGCGGCGGCCGCGTTTTCCTGCTGAACCTGGCGCTGTGCGACTCAGCCTGGACCCTCACCCTCCCCGTCACGCTCTACTTCACCTCCCAGAGCCCCCGCCTGCGGGACCGGCAGATCCTCTGCCAGTTCAGGAGGATGTCCTTCAACGTCAACGTATACGGCGGCATCCTCTTCCTGGCGCTGATCAGCTTCGACCGCTTCGTGGGCACCGTTCACCCCGTCAGCTCCATCCGATGGTGGGACGCGGGGAAGGCCAGGCTGTGCGCCGCCGGCACGTGGGCCGCGCTCGCCGTGAACTCCGTTCCTGATGCGGTGGCGACTGCACTGTGGCCGGAAAGCGCCGGCGGGTGCATGCACTACATGCAGGGGCCGTTGCTCTACGTCGGGACGATGGCCGCTATCAGAACCGCGGTGGGGTTCCTGCTGCCCTTCAGCGCCATGCTGGCCTTTTACACCATGGCGGCCGGCGTGTTGAGGCGCCTCCCGCGGGGCGCGCGGCCCGGAGGAGCCCAGCGAGCCGGGGCGAAGCCGCTGCGCCTCGTCACCGCCGCCATCCTCGTCTTCGCGGTGTCCTTCCTGCCTTATCACGCCATGGTCGTCACTGTGGTTTCCATGAGGATCCGAAACCAAATCACACCTTCTAACACCCACGTCCTGTACACCTGCTATGAGTTCCTGGAGGCGATGTGCAGCGTAAGCAGCTGCCTGAACCCAGTGCTGTACATCATGGCCAGTGAGCAGTTCCAGAGGAGGCTGCGGGCCTTAAAGAGAGACAGGTCCAGaaggctgtgctgcagagcgAGCAGGCGGGTCGGGGTAGTTACCTGA
- the twf1a gene encoding twinfilin-1a encodes MSHQTGIQAGNDVKDMFASAKTGDQYRVLKVVIKDEQLTLGASRKASKKWDQEYDSLVLPLLEDDMPSYILYRLDSSNNQGYEWIFLAWSPDHAAVRNKMLYAATRATLKKEFGGGHIKDEIFGTTKDDLNLSGYRKYLTSQAAPLPLTAAEEELRQIKLNEVQTDISVDTKQQTLQGVAFPVHKDAMAALERLRDKKINYVQLKVDAEQELIRLCSTEPTEVKDLPMRIPKDAARYHFFLYKHSHEGDYLESIVFIYSMPGYKCSIRERMLYSSCKNPLADMVENKLQIEIVKKLEIDNGDEVNSDFLYEEVHPKQHAHKQAFAKPKGPAGKRGGRRITRPPAEGEEED; translated from the exons ATGTCACATCAAACGGGCATTCAAG CGGGGAATGATGTGAAGGACATGTTTGCTAGCGCCAAAACTGGAGACCAGTATCGAGTCTTAAAGGTCGTCATTAAGGACG AGCAGCTGACCTTGGGTGCCAGCAGGAAAGCATCCAAGAAGTGGGACCAGGAGTATGATTCTTTAGTGCTGCCGCTTCTGGAGGATGACATGCCCTCTTATATTCTGTATCGGCTGGACTCCTCTAACAACCAGGGCTACGAGTGGATTTTTCTTGCCTGGTCTCCAGACCACGCAGCA GTGCGAAATAAAATGTTATATGCTGCTACCAGAGCCACACTGAAGAAAGAGTTTGGAGGTGGACACATTAAGGATGAGATCTTTGGCACCACAAAG GATGATCTGAACCTCAGTGGATACAGGAAATACCTGACCTCacaggctgctcctctgcccCTCACGGCTGCAGAAGAAGAACTGAGGCAGATTAAACTAAACGAG GTGCAGACAGACATCAGTGTGGACACCAAGCAGCAGACTCTGCAGGGAGTGGCCTTCCCCGTGCACAAAGATGCGATGGCAGCACTTGAACGTTTACGAGACAAGAAAATTAACTATGTTCAACTG AAAGTAGACGCCGAACAGGAGCTGATCCGCTTGTGCAGCACTGAACCAACAGAGGTGAAAGACCTGCCGATGAGAATCCCCAAAGATGCTGCACGCTACCACTTCTTCCTCTACAAACACTCCCATGAAGGAGACTACCTAGAATCTATAG TCTTCATTTATTCTATGCCCGGGTATAAGTGTAGCATCCGAGAGAGGATGCTTTATTCTAGCTGCAAAAACCCCCTGGCTGACATGGTGGAAAACAAGCTTCAGATTGAGATTGTGAAAAAG TTGGAGATCGACAACGGGGACGAGGTGAACAGCGATTTCCTGTACGAGGAGGTGCACCCAAAGCAGCATGCGCACAAGCAGGCCTTCGCCAAGCCCAAAGGCCCCGCGGGGAAGAGGGGAGGCCGCCGCATCACCCGACCCCCCGCcgaaggcgaggaggaggattga
- the irak4 gene encoding interleukin-1 receptor-associated kinase 4 — protein sequence MSNSVTSATYIRNLSYSLRRRLSDFLDPQDRWKDVAGSIRKPSGELRYSQQHVRRFEGLAAQGKSPTAELLNDWGTANSTVGELVDILRSHLLLAAACVLLPDSVKAVTSVETSPERTHGSSSTRPLEETEAPSSSSSSDPLPPLPLQDDEAGHAGFSSFFYNELKSITGNFDDRPASAGGSRLGEGGFGTVYRGFLNDKAVAVKKLNAMEDMSPDELRAQFNQEIQTLKALKHQNLIDMVGFSCDGEHPCLVYSFMANGSLLDRLACMDDSRPLCWRRRCLIAEGTARGLEHLHLNHHVHRDVKSANILLDEHFTAKISDFGLTRASAKHTSTTVMTERIVGTRAYMAPEALRGDITPKSDVFSFGVVLLEILSGLPPADENREPQFLMEARYDIEDEDEDLTLEAFVDKKMTDWEQSQVDSVYSLACNCLHDRKNRRPVIQQVLSELKGVVKSFSLDLQT from the exons ATGAGTAATTCAGTAACTTCCGCTACTTACATTCGCAACCTGAGTTACAGTTTGCGCCGCCGCCTGTCCGACTTTCTGGACCCTCAGGACCGGTGGAAGGACGTGGCGGGGTCGATACGGAAGCCGAGCGGAGAGCTGAGGTACTCGCAGCAGCACGTGAG GAGGTTCGAGGGCCTCGCGGCTCAGGGGAAGAGCCCCACCGCGGAGCTGCTCAACGACTGGGGCACCGCCAACAGCACCGTGGGGGAACTGGTGGACATCCTGAGgagccacctgctgctggcggcCGCCTGCGTCCTGCTGCCAG ACTCTGTGAAAGCGGTCACGTCGGTGGAGACGTCGCCTGAACGGACACacggctcctcctccacccggccgctggaggagacggaggcgccctcttcctcctccagctccgatCCGCTGCCACCGCTGCCTCTGCAGGACGACGAAGCAGGACACGCAG gcttctccagcttcttctaCAATGAGCTGAAGAGCATCACAGGCAACTTTGACGACCGGCCCGCGTCCGCTGGCGGCAGCAGACTGGGAGAGGGCGGCTTCGGCACCGTGTACAGAGGGTTCCTGAATGACAAGGCCGTCGCCGTGAAGAAGCTCAACGCG ATGGAGGACATGTCGCCGGACGAGCTGCGGGCTCAGTTCAATCAAGAGATCCAAACTCTGAAGGC GCTGAAGCACCAGAACCTCATAGACATGGTCGGCTTCTCCTGCGACGGGGAGCACCCGTGCCTGGTGTACAGCTTCATGGCCAACGGCTCGCTGCTCGACCGACTAGCCTGCATG GACGACAGTCGTCCGCTGTGCTGGCGGCGCAGATGCCTCATCGCTGAGGGGACGGCGAGAGGCCTGGAGCATCTGCACCTCAACCACCACGTCCACAGGGATGTTAAAAG tGCAAACATCTTGTTAGATGAACATTTCACGGCCAAGATCTCCGACTTTGGGCTGACGAGAGCGTCGGCCAAACACACGTCAACCACCGTGATGACAGAGAGGATTGTGGGTACTCGTGCCTACATGGCTCCCGAGGCGCTCAGGGGGGACATCACACCCAAGTCCGATGTCTTCAGCTTCGGGGTG GTGTTGTTAGAAATACTGTCTGGGCTCCCACCCGCTGATGAAAACCGCGAGCCACAGTTCTTG ATGGAGGCCAGGTACGATatagaggatgaggacgaggaccTGACTCTGGAGGCCTTTGTGGACAAGAAGATGACGGACTGGGAGCAGAGCCAGGTGGACAGCGTCTACTCGTTGGCCTGTAACTGCCTCCACGACAGGAAGAACAGGCGGCCCGTCATCCAGCAG GTCCTGTCTGAGCTCAAAGGAGTGGTCAAAAGCTTCTCTCTGGATTTGCAGACATAG